In Verrucomicrobiota bacterium, the following are encoded in one genomic region:
- a CDS encoding SurA N-terminal domain-containing protein: MKPFSKLPSFILPIVLIVISFTCPAAKSQDVVDGIAAIVNDSVITFSQVKQQVERQEQALRDGLRDNPEEMVKRVKALRLEALNALIERQLILQEFKSMGFDLPMRYIDAKLKETIDTQYDGNRTAFIKTLEAQNMSLEEYREDLKKNMTVQAMRQQNVNADSYISPYKVEQYYQENIEKFVTPDQVKLRMIFLRKGLFKEEFKTADGKVVEKDPQLVLAEEILKKLNTG, encoded by the coding sequence ATGAAACCATTTTCAAAGCTGCCATCATTCATTCTGCCTATCGTACTGATAGTCATTTCATTTACTTGTCCTGCCGCAAAATCACAGGACGTCGTCGATGGGATTGCGGCCATTGTGAATGATTCCGTCATTACTTTTTCCCAAGTTAAACAACAGGTTGAACGACAGGAACAGGCCCTGCGCGATGGCCTCCGCGATAACCCTGAAGAAATGGTCAAACGCGTAAAAGCACTCCGCTTAGAGGCCCTGAACGCTTTGATCGAACGCCAGCTGATCTTACAGGAATTTAAATCCATGGGGTTTGATCTGCCCATGCGTTATATCGATGCCAAGCTCAAAGAGACCATCGATACCCAATACGACGGGAACCGCACGGCATTCATTAAAACCCTGGAAGCCCAAAATATGTCACTGGAAGAGTACAGGGAAGATTTAAAGAAAAATATGACCGTACAGGCCATGCGCCAGCAGAATGTAAATGCGGACAGTTACATCTCCCCCTACAAGGTGGAGCAATATTACCAAGAAAATATCGAGAAATTCGTCACTCCTGACCAGGTCAAGCTCAGGATGATCTTCCTCCGGAAAGGTCTTTTTAAAGAGGAATTTAAAACCGCTGACGGCAAAGTCGTCGAAAAAGACCCGCAGCTTGTGCTCGCCGAGGAAATCCTCAAAAAACTCAATACAGG
- the mfd gene encoding transcription-repair coupling factor, protein MVDSSTLLHPKDIFILREIAKTPLLRDCLDHISVGKSYALTGISSYSKPALAGALSLLVQDDSPTPSTLCVIAATVREQEHLASELSALFEACGIDRKIFPYPEVTDIGDMDIDESVALLDSDTQAERLAILSDLAKAPSPSGHIIVATAESFTQFAPAPDRLKDNLLLLKTGQTTDQQSLFEGLMASGYESVAKVAHSGQVARRGGILDIFAYNSGFPVRFEFFGNEIESIRTFDPDSQVSLGKLPEFSLSLVSYSGNDKGSSTQDHESCLMDYLEAGTVLVIDEIQTLDQIILESSEKNARFAQFAQVFLTSQPSFDNTGPLAAFTSCGDGFHFFNNDFLLDSGNDEFLLEKRRETFLKILGEWLRDGWKVTIFGNNEGELQRLQEILDEAQIASTAKSNLPRMCVAPVTHGFSFPSAQMAVLTDSEIFGRYQNVRRIKRIERLNKLRKQTSILDFSELAEGDYVVHLSHGIGIYGGLQKMDVDGSEKEVICIIFADSAKLFVPLDQAFLITKYVGVGKRHPKLDNLGGARWEKARISAQRSVLDYAAKLLKIQAERQTVEGFSFGNDTKWQREFEDSFIYEETPDQEKAILESKRDMESKQPMDRLICGDVGFGKTEVAIRAIFKCAMEGKQSVMLAPTTVLSEQHFKTLKERFADYPIRIEALNRFKKPAEQKQIIAAVREGSVDVLIGTHRILSSDVEFKNLGLVVIDEEQRFGVKQKEKFKDRFRLVDMLTLSATPIPRTLYLSLAGVKDMSLIETPPVNRQSIETFIGAYDERIVKKAIEKELARGGQVYFLHNRVGNILHVRDRIKELVPHAKIDVGHGQMHEDELETVMYHFVSGKTDVLVSTTIIESGIDIPNANTIIIDRADRFGLADLYQLRGRVGRSSNKAFAYLLLPRHMLLQQNARKRVSSIKQYSQLGSGFKIAMRDLEIRGSGNILGTEQSGHISAIGFDLYCHLLKTTVARLRGEAPPIRQDVPVRIDFAVTEENEKAAAYSDKFSFNAWIPKKYVSETAERVTLYRRFAETLSSKDLENLTDEIRDRFGKSPPEINNLIALTHVKILSAECKLSELLIKEGKIIAKKSGDFIMLGNKFPRLNAVKTTDQVQEIISFLKSVKSGDPR, encoded by the coding sequence ATGGTTGATTCCAGTACTCTTTTGCATCCGAAAGACATATTCATACTCCGTGAAATCGCGAAGACACCATTGCTCCGGGACTGCCTGGATCACATCAGTGTCGGGAAGTCCTATGCCCTGACAGGCATATCCTCTTACTCAAAACCTGCCTTAGCCGGGGCCTTGAGCCTGCTCGTGCAGGATGACTCCCCCACCCCATCGACACTCTGTGTTATTGCGGCCACTGTGCGTGAGCAAGAGCATTTGGCCTCCGAACTCTCCGCCCTCTTTGAGGCCTGTGGCATCGATCGGAAAATCTTTCCGTATCCCGAAGTCACTGACATCGGGGACATGGATATCGACGAATCCGTCGCTCTCTTGGACTCTGACACTCAGGCGGAAAGACTGGCCATCCTTTCTGACTTGGCAAAAGCACCCTCTCCATCCGGCCACATCATCGTCGCTACGGCCGAGTCCTTTACGCAATTTGCCCCAGCACCGGATCGGCTCAAGGACAATTTGCTCTTACTCAAAACCGGTCAGACTACAGACCAACAGTCTCTCTTTGAGGGGTTGATGGCATCCGGTTATGAGTCCGTCGCCAAGGTCGCCCACTCGGGACAAGTCGCACGGCGCGGGGGCATTCTTGATATCTTCGCCTATAATTCAGGGTTTCCTGTCCGGTTCGAGTTCTTCGGCAATGAAATCGAGTCGATCCGGACCTTCGATCCCGACAGCCAAGTCTCCTTGGGCAAATTACCCGAGTTCAGCCTGAGCCTCGTCTCCTACTCCGGCAACGATAAAGGGTCCAGCACTCAAGACCATGAATCTTGCCTGATGGATTACCTCGAAGCGGGCACTGTCCTCGTCATTGATGAGATCCAGACCCTCGACCAAATCATCTTAGAGTCCTCGGAGAAAAACGCCCGTTTCGCGCAATTTGCCCAAGTCTTCCTGACTTCGCAACCTTCCTTCGATAATACCGGGCCCTTGGCGGCATTCACCAGCTGTGGCGATGGCTTCCACTTCTTTAATAATGATTTCCTCTTGGACTCGGGCAATGATGAATTCCTCCTTGAGAAACGGCGGGAGACTTTTCTTAAAATACTCGGCGAATGGCTTAGAGACGGATGGAAAGTTACTATTTTCGGCAATAATGAAGGGGAATTACAACGCCTCCAGGAGATCCTCGACGAGGCGCAAATCGCGAGCACTGCCAAGAGCAATTTGCCCCGGATGTGTGTGGCACCCGTCACCCACGGATTTTCTTTTCCCTCCGCACAAATGGCTGTCCTGACCGACTCGGAGATTTTCGGGCGATACCAGAATGTCCGCAGGATCAAACGCATCGAGCGGTTGAATAAACTGCGCAAACAAACTTCGATCCTGGATTTTAGTGAATTAGCCGAAGGTGATTATGTCGTCCATCTCAGCCACGGCATCGGTATTTATGGAGGCCTCCAAAAAATGGATGTGGACGGCTCGGAAAAAGAGGTCATTTGTATCATCTTTGCCGACAGTGCAAAGCTCTTTGTACCCCTCGATCAGGCTTTCCTCATCACCAAATATGTCGGGGTCGGCAAACGCCATCCCAAACTCGATAACCTCGGCGGTGCACGCTGGGAAAAAGCCCGTATCTCCGCACAACGTTCCGTCCTTGATTACGCCGCCAAACTCTTAAAAATCCAGGCGGAGCGGCAAACGGTCGAGGGGTTCAGCTTTGGAAACGATACCAAATGGCAAAGAGAATTTGAAGATTCCTTCATCTACGAGGAAACCCCCGATCAGGAAAAAGCCATCCTCGAAAGCAAACGGGACATGGAGTCGAAACAACCCATGGACCGGCTCATCTGCGGGGACGTGGGGTTCGGAAAGACTGAGGTCGCCATCCGTGCTATTTTTAAATGCGCCATGGAAGGAAAACAGTCCGTCATGCTCGCCCCGACCACGGTTCTCTCAGAGCAACATTTTAAGACTCTTAAAGAGCGATTCGCCGATTACCCCATCCGGATCGAGGCTCTTAACCGGTTCAAGAAACCCGCCGAACAAAAACAAATCATCGCCGCGGTGCGCGAAGGCAGTGTCGATGTCTTAATCGGCACCCACAGGATCCTCTCCAGTGACGTGGAGTTTAAAAATCTCGGCCTCGTCGTCATTGATGAGGAGCAACGCTTCGGGGTGAAACAGAAAGAGAAATTCAAGGATAGATTCCGCCTCGTGGATATGCTCACCCTTTCGGCGACCCCGATTCCCCGCACCCTTTATCTTTCCCTGGCCGGAGTCAAAGACATGAGCCTGATCGAGACCCCACCGGTCAACCGCCAGTCCATCGAGACCTTTATCGGTGCCTATGACGAAAGGATCGTGAAAAAGGCCATTGAAAAAGAGCTCGCACGAGGTGGGCAAGTCTATTTCCTGCATAACCGCGTCGGCAATATCCTCCACGTCCGTGACCGGATCAAGGAACTCGTCCCGCATGCCAAAATCGATGTCGGCCACGGACAAATGCACGAGGATGAACTCGAAACCGTCATGTACCATTTCGTCAGTGGTAAAACAGATGTCTTGGTTTCTACGACGATTATCGAAAGCGGTATCGACATCCCAAATGCTAACACCATCATCATAGACCGCGCTGACCGTTTCGGACTTGCCGACCTGTACCAGCTTCGCGGACGGGTGGGACGTTCCTCAAATAAAGCCTTTGCCTACCTTCTCCTGCCCCGACACATGCTCCTCCAGCAAAATGCCCGCAAACGGGTCAGCTCCATAAAACAATACAGCCAGCTCGGCAGCGGATTCAAAATAGCCATGCGCGACCTGGAGATCAGGGGATCGGGTAATATCCTTGGCACCGAACAAAGCGGGCACATCTCCGCCATCGGCTTTGACTTGTATTGTCACTTGCTCAAAACCACCGTGGCCCGACTCCGGGGAGAGGCTCCCCCGATCCGGCAAGATGTCCCCGTGCGTATTGATTTTGCTGTGACCGAGGAAAACGAAAAGGCGGCGGCTTACTCAGATAAATTCTCCTTTAATGCCTGGATCCCCAAAAAATATGTGTCCGAAACGGCTGAACGGGTCACCCTTTACCGGCGTTTCGCAGAGACTTTATCCTCGAAAGACCTCGAAAACCTGACCGATGAAATCCGCGATCGTTTCGGGAAATCACCTCCTGAAATCAATAACCTCATTGCTCTGACCCATGTCAAAATCCTCAGTGCCGAATGCAAATTGTCCGAGTTACTCATTAAAGAAGGAAAAATAATCGCCAAAAAATCTGGGGATTTTATCATGCTTGGAAATAAGTTTCCTCGCTTAAACGCAGTGAAAACCACTGACCAAGTCCAAGAAATCATTTCTTTCCTGAAATCCGTGAAATCGGGTGACCCGCGATAA
- the purT gene encoding formate-dependent phosphoribosylglycinamide formyltransferase: MSFEIGTPLKQNSLRVMLLGSGELGKEVIIELQRLGVETIAVDSYGGAPAHQVAHRHHVIDMLDGEALRYIIEKEKPQIVVPEIEAISTPTLVELEKEGLRVIPTANAAFLTMNREGIRRLVAEELKLPTSRYEFASSWEEYQASVKKIGVPCFVKPIMSSSGKGQSFVKSREQIAEAWDYAIKGGRGRQARVIVESPVDFDDEITLLTVSAVNGIFFCDPIGHIQIDGDYRESWQPHPMSAKALAASQQIASTVVKALGGFGIFGVELFIKGDDVWFSEVSPRPHDTGMVTMATQNLSEFAIHARALLGLPLPGIFTIRPGASAVVLSDKDGPHVSYSGIDEACAVPETQVRVFGKPNARKNRRMAVALSTAENTDTARLRAKEAASKIKLIIQG; encoded by the coding sequence ATGTCTTTTGAAATAGGCACCCCCCTTAAACAGAATTCCCTCCGTGTCATGCTCTTGGGTAGTGGCGAACTCGGCAAGGAAGTGATTATCGAGCTCCAACGCCTCGGTGTGGAGACCATAGCCGTGGACAGCTACGGCGGAGCCCCTGCCCACCAAGTCGCCCACCGCCACCATGTCATCGACATGCTCGATGGTGAAGCCTTACGTTATATTATTGAGAAGGAAAAACCCCAGATTGTGGTGCCTGAAATCGAGGCGATCAGTACCCCGACACTGGTGGAACTCGAAAAAGAAGGCCTGAGAGTCATTCCGACAGCTAATGCTGCTTTTTTAACCATGAATCGTGAGGGGATTCGCCGGTTAGTTGCGGAAGAACTCAAGCTACCGACGAGCCGTTATGAGTTTGCCAGTAGCTGGGAGGAATACCAAGCGTCCGTGAAAAAAATCGGTGTGCCATGTTTCGTGAAACCGATCATGAGCTCAAGCGGTAAGGGACAGTCTTTTGTCAAGAGCCGGGAGCAAATTGCGGAAGCATGGGATTACGCGATAAAAGGGGGCCGCGGAAGACAGGCCCGGGTTATTGTCGAAAGCCCTGTCGATTTTGATGATGAGATCACCCTGCTGACGGTCAGTGCGGTGAATGGTATTTTCTTTTGCGACCCGATCGGCCATATCCAGATCGACGGGGATTACCGTGAAAGCTGGCAACCCCACCCGATGAGTGCTAAAGCCTTGGCCGCCTCACAGCAAATTGCTTCGACGGTGGTCAAAGCCCTTGGCGGATTCGGGATTTTCGGGGTGGAACTTTTTATTAAGGGTGATGATGTCTGGTTCAGTGAGGTCAGTCCTCGCCCGCATGATACGGGAATGGTGACCATGGCGACTCAGAACCTGAGTGAATTCGCCATTCACGCCCGCGCCTTGCTCGGGTTACCACTCCCCGGGATATTTACGATCCGGCCCGGGGCCAGTGCTGTGGTGCTCTCTGATAAAGACGGCCCACATGTTTCTTATTCCGGCATCGACGAGGCTTGTGCGGTTCCTGAAACCCAAGTCCGAGTCTTTGGTAAACCTAATGCTCGGAAGAATCGCCGGATGGCTGTAGCCCTCTCGACAGCGGAGAATACCGATACCGCTCGGCTACGAGCTAAAGAAGCAGCTTCCAAAATCAAACTAATAATCCAAGGCTAA
- a CDS encoding Gfo/Idh/MocA family oxidoreductase, protein MQKLTYVLLGAGGIAGHHYQCSKQIDDLKLVGVYDPSEAAMESWLKKEPAIIIHKDPAKLLSLTKPDIAFICSPNVAHAKLSNLAYKAGCHVICEKPMAMTVAESLEMEKNRKTARKEGAINFSYRYIPAFRLAKEIVAAGELGTIQRMNVRYLQSFLGAESVPYSWRNDSKIAGFGALGDLGVHMIDGAGFISGETPAKVAGVAQTLIPYKTDAQGKKQKVTTDTNSSFIIQYASGAVGVFETSQVVPGYGNFFQIEISGGKGLIRVLSEDGDHITLYASQTVSHYDTWGVESFPKVKIPTGFAGKQPKSCFEAFVRKLRGSKDKNDVPGFDAGISAQKCIEAIHQSMKTDKWITIK, encoded by the coding sequence ATGCAAAAACTCACATACGTTCTTCTCGGGGCAGGCGGTATCGCGGGCCATCATTATCAATGTTCCAAACAAATTGATGATTTAAAGTTGGTAGGAGTTTACGATCCGTCAGAGGCGGCCATGGAGTCTTGGCTAAAAAAGGAACCTGCCATCATTATTCATAAAGACCCGGCTAAACTACTCTCCCTGACAAAACCGGATATTGCCTTCATTTGCAGCCCGAATGTCGCACATGCAAAATTATCTAACCTCGCTTATAAAGCTGGTTGCCACGTGATTTGTGAAAAACCTATGGCGATGACTGTGGCTGAATCCCTCGAAATGGAGAAAAATCGTAAAACGGCACGTAAAGAGGGTGCGATTAATTTTAGTTACCGTTACATTCCCGCTTTTCGTTTAGCTAAGGAAATTGTTGCTGCGGGTGAGCTCGGTACGATCCAACGCATGAATGTCCGTTATTTGCAAAGTTTTCTCGGGGCAGAGTCCGTTCCTTATTCCTGGCGTAATGACTCCAAAATCGCAGGCTTCGGTGCTCTTGGCGATCTCGGGGTCCACATGATTGACGGCGCGGGATTTATTTCAGGGGAAACACCTGCAAAAGTCGCGGGTGTCGCCCAGACATTGATTCCCTATAAGACGGATGCACAGGGGAAAAAACAGAAAGTAACGACGGACACAAACTCAAGCTTCATTATCCAGTATGCCTCCGGTGCCGTTGGTGTATTTGAAACCAGCCAAGTCGTTCCTGGATATGGAAATTTTTTCCAGATAGAGATTTCCGGCGGTAAAGGACTTATCCGTGTCCTGAGTGAGGACGGGGATCATATTACCCTTTACGCCAGCCAGACGGTTTCCCATTATGATACATGGGGGGTGGAATCATTCCCTAAAGTCAAAATCCCCACCGGATTTGCTGGTAAACAACCGAAGAGCTGTTTTGAGGCTTTCGTACGCAAACTGCGCGGGTCCAAGGATAAAAACGATGTACCCGGGTTTGATGCGGGGATTTCTGCGCAGAAATGTATAGAGGCCATCCATCAATCTATGAAAACGGACAAGTGGATCACGATTAAATAA